The following are from one region of the Passer domesticus isolate bPasDom1 chromosome 13, bPasDom1.hap1, whole genome shotgun sequence genome:
- the ECSCR gene encoding endothelial cell-specific chemotaxis regulator isoform X2, which translates to MPLASLHPLLWLLLLLPGSTAPTNSSTPAGTGPSQPTTPSPEAKNHDSEPSVKSTPLTNLSLTTVGQTTTAKPSPTTTTTLTATTERDDTSSGNRSTAAPSSAPRGQDPMRNESTTTSATQGASSSQRGTSKPITPTPNSSSQLPEPTPTDEKSPLTVAAFGVISFVVILIVVVIILVSVVSLRFKCNHSKDSEDKQKPGTSMVSESCSADTSQKGNSITLISMKNINTNNSMSYPPSEKVL; encoded by the exons GTTCCACAGCTCCCACAAACTCCTCCACCCCCGCTGGAACAG GTCCATCCCAACCAACAACACCCAGCCCTGAAGCCAAGAACCACGACTCAG AGCCATCAGTAAAATCAACACCACTGACCAACCTGAGCCTCACCACTGTGGGCCAAACTACTACAGCCAAGCCCTCCCCCACTACTACAACAACCCTGACAGCAACAACTGAGCGAG ATGATACGTCCAGTGGAAACAGAAGCACGGCAGCTCCTTCTTCAGCACCTCGAG GTCAGGATCCCATGAGGAATGAGAGCACCACAACATCAGCGACTCAAGGTGCTTCCTCCTCACAGAGAG GCACCTCAAAACCCATCACCCCAACACCCAACTCCTCCAGCCAATTGCCCGAGCCCACCCCGACAGACGAGAAATCACCGCTGACAGTGGCAGCTTTTG GTGTCATCAGCTTTGTCGTTATCCTGATTGTGGTGGTCATCATCCTGGTCAGCGTGGTCAGCCTGAGGTTCAAGTGCAACCACTCCAAGGACTCGGAAG ACAAACAGAAACCAGGAACCTCCATGGTATCAGAGAG CTGCTCGGCAGACACGAGCCAGAAGGGGAACAGCATCACTCTGATCTCCATGAAGAACATCAACACCAACAACAGCATGAGCTACCCCCCGTCAGAAAAG gTGCTATGA
- the ECSCR gene encoding endothelial cell-specific chemotaxis regulator isoform X1, protein MPLASLHPLLWLLLLLPGSTAPTNSSTPAGTGPSQPTTPSPEAKNHDSEPSVKSTPLTNLSLTTVGQTTTAKPSPTTTTTLTATTERDDTSSGNRSTAAPSSAPRGQDPMRNESTTTSATQGASSSQRGTSKPITPTPNSSSQLPEPTPTDEKSPLTVAAFGVISFVVILIVVVIILVSVVSLRFKCNHSKDSEDKQKPGTSMVSESCSADTSQKGNSITLISMKNINTNNSMSYPPSEKVSLFSLAF, encoded by the exons GTTCCACAGCTCCCACAAACTCCTCCACCCCCGCTGGAACAG GTCCATCCCAACCAACAACACCCAGCCCTGAAGCCAAGAACCACGACTCAG AGCCATCAGTAAAATCAACACCACTGACCAACCTGAGCCTCACCACTGTGGGCCAAACTACTACAGCCAAGCCCTCCCCCACTACTACAACAACCCTGACAGCAACAACTGAGCGAG ATGATACGTCCAGTGGAAACAGAAGCACGGCAGCTCCTTCTTCAGCACCTCGAG GTCAGGATCCCATGAGGAATGAGAGCACCACAACATCAGCGACTCAAGGTGCTTCCTCCTCACAGAGAG GCACCTCAAAACCCATCACCCCAACACCCAACTCCTCCAGCCAATTGCCCGAGCCCACCCCGACAGACGAGAAATCACCGCTGACAGTGGCAGCTTTTG GTGTCATCAGCTTTGTCGTTATCCTGATTGTGGTGGTCATCATCCTGGTCAGCGTGGTCAGCCTGAGGTTCAAGTGCAACCACTCCAAGGACTCGGAAG ACAAACAGAAACCAGGAACCTCCATGGTATCAGAGAG CTGCTCGGCAGACACGAGCCAGAAGGGGAACAGCATCACTCTGATCTCCATGAAGAACATCAACACCAACAACAGCATGAGCTACCCCCCGTCAGAAAAGGTTTCCCTTTTCAGCCTTGCTTTTTAG